Proteins encoded together in one Mycobacterium sp. MS1601 window:
- a CDS encoding FAD-binding oxidoreductase, translating to MGLEDREALAVLQAAVDPMTASDTMIGRFYTTWFAIDQSVRDMFPPDMAGQRAVFTHALHWLLGEFIAQRAEEPVAFLAQLGRDHRKYGVAPKHYESLAHALYATLSSELGSAWTPAVEDAARQAINLIGGVMSGAAAAEDGPAWWEGTVVEHHRVSRDLAVVRLHLDRPMDYHPGQYVNIEVPQWPRRWRYLSPAIPAQPDGGIEFHVRAVSGGMVSAAVVEETRPGARWRMSSPHGAMEVDRDAGDVLMVAGSTGLAPLRAIIMDLCRFGVNPRVHLFYGARYPCELYDLKTLWEIASTNPWLSVTPVSEYDTDPPWACDYPDPQPPRGLHVRQKGLLPDVVTRYGGWGDRQILISGGPTMVSRARAALMAKGAPPQRIQHDPLGG from the coding sequence GTGGGCCTGGAAGATCGCGAAGCACTCGCCGTGCTGCAGGCCGCCGTGGACCCGATGACTGCATCCGACACGATGATCGGCCGCTTCTACACCACCTGGTTCGCCATCGACCAGTCGGTGCGCGACATGTTCCCACCGGATATGGCCGGACAGCGTGCGGTCTTCACCCACGCCCTGCACTGGCTGCTCGGCGAGTTCATCGCCCAACGCGCCGAGGAGCCCGTGGCGTTCCTGGCCCAACTCGGCCGTGACCACCGCAAGTACGGGGTGGCGCCCAAGCACTACGAATCGCTGGCCCATGCGCTGTACGCCACCTTGAGCAGTGAGCTCGGTTCGGCATGGACACCGGCCGTCGAGGATGCCGCCCGGCAAGCCATCAACCTGATCGGCGGTGTCATGAGCGGTGCCGCTGCCGCCGAGGACGGTCCGGCGTGGTGGGAGGGGACCGTGGTGGAACACCACCGCGTCTCCCGCGACCTGGCCGTCGTCCGGCTCCATCTGGACCGGCCCATGGACTACCACCCCGGCCAGTACGTGAATATCGAAGTGCCACAATGGCCCCGGCGCTGGCGGTATCTGTCGCCCGCCATTCCCGCGCAGCCCGACGGCGGCATCGAGTTCCACGTTCGGGCAGTTTCGGGAGGCATGGTCAGCGCCGCAGTGGTGGAGGAGACACGCCCGGGGGCCCGCTGGCGGATGTCCAGCCCCCACGGCGCCATGGAGGTCGATCGCGACGCAGGAGACGTGCTGATGGTGGCCGGCAGCACCGGACTGGCCCCGCTGCGGGCCATCATCATGGATCTGTGCCGATTCGGGGTGAACCCCCGCGTGCACCTGTTCTACGGTGCCCGCTACCCCTGTGAGCTCTACGATCTGAAGACACTGTGGGAGATCGCCTCCACCAACCCGTGGCTGTCGGTCACCCCGGTCTCCGAATACGACACCGACCCGCCGTGGGCCTGCGACTACCCGGACCCGCAGCCGCCCCGCGGCCTGCACGTCCGGCAAAAGGGTCTGCTACCCGATGTGGTGACCCGCTACGGCGGTTGGGGCGACCGCCAGATCCTGATCTCCGGCGGCCCCACGATGGTGTCCCGCGCGCGTGCCGCGCTGATGGCCAAAGGTGCTCCCCCACAGCGTATTCAGCACGATCCCCTCGGAGGCTAG
- a CDS encoding TetR/AcrR family transcriptional regulator has translation MPSPAEAKRRGRRQGGPVSREAVLAAAKQRFAEQGYDKTTLRQIATDAHVDASMVLYLFGSKDHLFREAMRLIIDPRRLVDAIAAGSQEDLGARLVRTYLGIWEDPDTGASMVAMLASATSNSDANQAFRDFMRDYVLTTVSGALGGGPDTSLRAVLAATNMIGTVFLRYIVRVGPLAEVSTEEAVRMIAPSVQRYLTADVDELELPDGYRP, from the coding sequence ATGCCCTCACCTGCCGAGGCAAAGCGACGCGGCCGCCGCCAAGGTGGCCCGGTATCCCGGGAGGCGGTGTTGGCTGCAGCCAAACAGCGCTTCGCCGAACAGGGGTACGACAAGACGACCCTGCGTCAAATCGCCACCGATGCCCACGTGGACGCGTCGATGGTGTTGTACTTGTTCGGCTCCAAGGACCACCTGTTCCGTGAGGCGATGCGGCTGATCATCGACCCACGCAGACTTGTCGATGCCATCGCCGCAGGCTCGCAGGAGGACCTGGGCGCCCGGTTGGTGCGTACCTATTTGGGCATCTGGGAGGACCCGGACACCGGCGCCAGCATGGTCGCGATGCTGGCGTCGGCGACCTCGAATTCCGATGCCAATCAAGCGTTTCGGGACTTCATGCGGGATTACGTGCTGACGACGGTGTCGGGAGCGTTGGGTGGTGGCCCGGACACGAGCCTGCGAGCGGTGCTGGCCGCCACCAACATGATCGGCACGGTCTTCCTGCGCTACATCGTGCGGGTGGGACCGTTGGCTGAGGTCAGTACCGAGGAGGCGGTCCGTATGATCGCTCCCAGCGTTCAGCGCTATCTCACCGCCGACGTCGACGAACTGGAACTACCGGACGGGTATCGGCCCTGA
- a CDS encoding GGDEF domain-containing protein — MDRLSHRWWQHPDQFDWFTAYINDRGLQTQWRTTTVIFTFALAAVPLALLLSPAGPNSAVTITMSLVASVVGVAGALLWLRRWPTRRQSTAFAGLASASIAASCSAQSDPYTALMGCTTFAVIGGFVAHFHTLALVSFNFVIAMTCATVSAFRLLTDTGDIAMTASAALIVLGLNVGVPFGIHSLTHALRTDLRTSGHDPLTGLLNRRAFGHTAYELLVRDHGDGSACIVVLLVDLDNFKNLNDTRGHAAGDQALAAVGTALREQCPETAVIGRVGGEEFVIVDIGAVGDPAVLAERLRQAIADIPFPITASIGTASAPFNRCAPDTHMATLDALIRAADVAMYIAKHSGGNQVHHHYGQVSGTSATDGSGPIPVR; from the coding sequence ATGGATCGCCTCAGCCACCGGTGGTGGCAGCACCCCGACCAGTTCGACTGGTTCACCGCCTACATCAACGACCGCGGGTTGCAGACTCAGTGGCGGACCACCACCGTCATCTTCACGTTCGCACTGGCGGCGGTACCGCTGGCCCTGTTGCTCAGCCCCGCGGGCCCGAACAGTGCGGTCACCATCACCATGTCCCTGGTCGCCTCCGTCGTGGGCGTGGCAGGCGCGTTGCTGTGGCTGCGACGGTGGCCCACCCGACGGCAGTCGACGGCGTTCGCCGGCCTTGCGTCAGCGTCGATCGCCGCTTCATGCTCGGCCCAGTCCGACCCCTACACGGCGTTGATGGGCTGCACCACGTTCGCTGTCATCGGCGGGTTTGTCGCGCACTTTCACACTCTTGCCCTGGTGAGTTTCAACTTCGTCATCGCCATGACATGCGCCACTGTCTCCGCGTTCCGCCTGCTGACGGACACCGGCGATATCGCCATGACAGCGTCGGCGGCGCTCATCGTCCTCGGCCTCAACGTCGGGGTGCCGTTTGGCATCCACTCGCTGACGCACGCACTGCGCACTGATTTGCGCACCTCGGGACACGACCCGCTCACCGGCCTGCTGAACCGCCGGGCCTTCGGGCACACCGCCTACGAACTGCTGGTCCGCGACCACGGCGACGGCAGCGCCTGCATCGTCGTCCTACTCGTCGACCTGGACAACTTCAAGAACCTCAACGACACCCGCGGCCATGCCGCCGGCGATCAGGCGCTGGCCGCGGTGGGTACGGCCCTGCGCGAACAATGTCCCGAGACCGCGGTGATCGGCCGTGTCGGCGGCGAGGAATTCGTCATCGTCGACATCGGTGCCGTCGGAGATCCGGCGGTGCTCGCCGAACGCCTACGGCAGGCCATCGCCGACATTCCGTTTCCGATCACCGCCAGCATCGGCACCGCCAGTGCGCCGTTCAACCGCTGCGCCCCCGACACCCACATGGCCACTCTGGATGCCCTCATCCGTGCCGCCGATGTGGCGATGTACATCGCCAAACACTCTGGTGGAAACCAGGTTCACCATCACTACGGCCAGGTGTCGGGCACCTCGGCCACGGACGGCTCAGGGCCGATACCCGTCCGGTAG
- a CDS encoding alpha/beta fold hydrolase, protein MAGKPFSYGRDQVISYPVTALGIRTRVVESHGGTTPLICLHGVGSRADRFIPVIPGLVDAGFHVYAIDFPGHGLADKFDGIDYRPRGFAEFIAAVLDELGLADVVIAGTSLGGQVAARIACDRPDLVTAVVLIGTMGIAELPEENKVAAENVSNGSEDAIRTKFAFLVSDPAMITDAWVREESMINSSAGATAALSAAAALLNTEANDDRQDQRLRSQRPDMPVLIVWGENDKWTPLPMGQTSHELLPGSHFVVMPGCGHAPYFEDPDTFTEVVSAFAIKEGLR, encoded by the coding sequence ATGGCAGGCAAACCCTTCAGCTACGGCCGGGATCAGGTGATCTCCTATCCGGTGACGGCTCTCGGTATTCGGACCCGGGTGGTGGAATCACACGGTGGCACCACACCGTTGATCTGCCTGCATGGCGTCGGATCGCGGGCTGACCGCTTCATCCCGGTGATTCCCGGTCTGGTGGACGCCGGATTCCATGTGTACGCCATCGACTTCCCCGGGCACGGGCTCGCCGACAAGTTCGACGGCATCGACTACCGGCCCCGCGGTTTCGCCGAGTTCATCGCCGCCGTGCTCGACGAACTCGGCTTGGCCGATGTGGTGATCGCCGGGACGTCCCTCGGTGGCCAGGTGGCGGCCCGGATCGCCTGCGACCGCCCGGATTTGGTGACCGCCGTGGTGCTCATCGGCACCATGGGCATCGCCGAGCTGCCCGAGGAGAACAAGGTGGCTGCAGAGAACGTCTCCAACGGCAGTGAGGACGCGATCCGCACCAAGTTCGCCTTCCTGGTGTCGGATCCGGCGATGATCACCGACGCCTGGGTGCGCGAGGAGTCGATGATCAACTCCTCCGCCGGTGCCACCGCAGCGTTGAGTGCTGCTGCAGCGCTGCTGAATACCGAAGCCAACGACGACCGCCAAGATCAGCGGCTGCGGTCCCAACGCCCGGATATGCCGGTGCTGATCGTCTGGGGCGAGAACGACAAGTGGACCCCGCTGCCCATGGGTCAGACATCCCATGAGCTGCTGCCCGGCTCGCATTTTGTGGTCATGCCCGGTTGCGGTCACGCCCCCTACTTCGAAGACCCCGACACCTTCACCGAGGTCGTGTCCGCATTCGCCATCAAGGAGGGCCTGCGATGA
- a CDS encoding RidA family protein: MINYIPSIEGIGSFGDYSPVSIADGLVAVAGQFGTDDLDPAGQVRGAFANVGKALAAAGLGFDDVVKFTTFVVGRETIPVFMEVRKEVFAEIYPSGVYPPNTLLVVAGLVHEEFVVEIEALAQPKTGA, encoded by the coding sequence ATGATCAACTACATCCCCAGCATCGAGGGCATCGGGTCCTTCGGCGACTACTCGCCGGTGTCGATTGCCGACGGCCTGGTTGCGGTGGCCGGCCAGTTCGGTACCGACGACCTGGACCCCGCAGGACAGGTTCGTGGTGCGTTCGCGAACGTGGGCAAGGCCCTGGCCGCGGCCGGGTTGGGATTCGACGATGTGGTGAAGTTCACCACCTTTGTGGTGGGTCGGGAGACCATCCCGGTGTTCATGGAGGTCCGCAAGGAGGTCTTCGCCGAGATCTATCCGTCCGGCGTGTATCCACCGAACACGCTGTTGGTGGTGGCGGGTCTGGTGCATGAGGAGTTCGTGGTCGAGATCGAGGCGCTGGCGCAACCCAAGACCGGTGCCTGA
- a CDS encoding antibiotic biosynthesis monooxygenase produces the protein MTAAIVVSVFHPAADGSAFDAWTAELIACAQAADGFRSGRASLHTSRQLDWAVAITFEDEDLLHAWLDSTERAGSLRNGSDRGYRLRTTDIVMVDGKPAPTGVGAFRQVVAEGKEDEFVAAQRGLNEASAEYPGFEGAGLFPPVAGDEWLSMVRYRTAEQLGVWSDSAERASALAPMRRALTTEFAPLTSTTPFATTVRIENGRTLMTPNWKSAMMVLLVLYPTVMLLSRFVGPVFDGWGAQPWLALWLSQVLSISLMQWWLMPWATRPFTRWLDPVDGRGTRISVLGAVVVLAGYAVTLALFSTVHWLQYWDYNT, from the coding sequence ATGACCGCTGCCATCGTTGTCAGCGTGTTCCACCCGGCGGCCGACGGTTCGGCTTTCGACGCGTGGACCGCCGAGTTGATCGCGTGCGCGCAGGCCGCCGACGGGTTCCGGTCCGGACGTGCCTCACTGCACACCAGCAGGCAATTGGACTGGGCGGTGGCCATCACCTTCGAGGACGAAGACCTGCTGCATGCCTGGCTGGACAGCACTGAGCGAGCTGGGTCTCTGCGCAACGGTTCGGACCGGGGATACCGCCTGCGGACCACGGACATCGTGATGGTGGACGGCAAACCCGCACCCACCGGGGTCGGGGCCTTCCGACAGGTGGTCGCCGAGGGCAAGGAAGACGAGTTCGTGGCAGCGCAGCGCGGACTGAACGAAGCCAGCGCCGAGTACCCGGGATTCGAAGGTGCCGGGCTGTTTCCGCCCGTCGCCGGTGACGAGTGGTTGTCAATGGTGCGATACCGCACGGCCGAACAGCTTGGTGTATGGAGTGATTCGGCCGAGCGGGCCTCGGCGCTGGCTCCGATGCGTCGAGCGCTCACCACAGAGTTCGCTCCGCTGACTTCCACCACCCCCTTCGCGACCACCGTGCGCATCGAGAACGGCCGTACCCTGATGACGCCGAACTGGAAGTCGGCCATGATGGTGCTGCTGGTGCTCTATCCGACCGTGATGCTGCTGTCGCGTTTCGTGGGACCGGTTTTCGACGGGTGGGGCGCACAGCCCTGGCTGGCACTGTGGCTGAGCCAGGTGCTGAGTATCTCGCTGATGCAGTGGTGGCTGATGCCGTGGGCCACCCGGCCGTTCACCCGATGGCTGGATCCAGTGGACGGCAGAGGAACTCGGATCAGTGTGCTGGGTGCTGTCGTGGTGCTGGCCGGATACGCGGTGACGCTGGCGCTGTTTTCGACGGTGCACTGGCTGCAGTACTGGGACTACAACACCTGA
- a CDS encoding GAP family protein has product MANSWGSALAELIPLSMVVALSPLSIIPAVLVLHTARPKPTGLAFLAGWMAALAVLTSLFVGISGLLGGMGGQPPAWASWIRIVVGAALIVFGIFRWVTRHSRPHEMPGTRHIAEAGPAKALVIGALLTVVNPKVLFICAAAGLAIGTSGLGAGIPAAVVVFVVLAGSTVALPILAYAAWGSKLDPALAQVKAWMEKYNAVLVAGILVVIGVMVLYKGIHGL; this is encoded by the coding sequence GTGGCTAACAGCTGGGGCTCAGCGCTGGCGGAACTGATTCCGCTCTCGATGGTGGTGGCGCTGTCACCGCTGTCGATCATTCCGGCCGTACTGGTGCTGCACACGGCCCGGCCGAAACCCACCGGTCTGGCGTTCCTGGCTGGGTGGATGGCGGCCTTGGCGGTGTTGACCTCGCTGTTCGTCGGGATTTCCGGCCTGCTCGGCGGAATGGGCGGTCAGCCTCCGGCGTGGGCCTCCTGGATCCGGATCGTGGTGGGTGCCGCGCTGATCGTGTTCGGCATCTTCCGCTGGGTGACGCGGCACAGCAGACCCCACGAGATGCCGGGGACCCGGCACATCGCCGAGGCCGGACCGGCCAAGGCATTGGTGATCGGCGCCCTGCTCACAGTGGTCAACCCCAAGGTGCTGTTCATCTGTGCGGCCGCGGGCCTGGCGATCGGTACCTCCGGCCTCGGCGCGGGCATCCCTGCTGCCGTCGTCGTTTTCGTTGTGTTGGCCGGGTCCACCGTGGCGCTGCCCATCCTGGCGTACGCGGCATGGGGGTCGAAGCTGGATCCCGCGCTGGCGCAGGTGAAGGCCTGGATGGAGAAGTACAACGCCGTTCTGGTGGCGGGCATCCTGGTGGTGATCGGCGTCATGGTGCTCTACAAGGGGATTCACGGCCTGTGA
- a CDS encoding GntR family transcriptional regulator — protein sequence MPATENLRRPRDKAPDAGATTVTQRLVTALRARILSNDLEPGSRIVVDDIRRRYSVSHIPVREALRSLEGEGLIQNVPNHGARVTDLSAAEIDGLYDLRLILETALIARSCTQRSAADVEVARRALEAMSDLDPATDPVAFQNAHRDFHAALVLPATTVVSRRTLEPVWQAVQRYLVRMYRHPVVAPRGVVEHQQIFDAWAAGDQQCVELLRHHLDGGRTQIAESLADDAP from the coding sequence ATGCCTGCCACCGAGAACCTCCGGCGCCCCAGGGACAAGGCTCCTGACGCCGGGGCCACCACCGTCACCCAGCGACTGGTGACGGCGCTGCGGGCTCGCATCCTGTCCAACGATCTGGAGCCCGGCTCCCGGATCGTGGTCGACGACATCCGGCGGCGCTACAGCGTGTCTCACATCCCGGTCCGGGAAGCGCTGCGATCGCTGGAGGGCGAAGGGCTGATCCAGAACGTGCCCAATCATGGCGCACGCGTCACGGACCTCAGCGCCGCAGAGATCGACGGACTCTACGACCTGCGATTGATTCTGGAGACCGCGCTGATAGCACGGTCATGCACACAAAGGTCGGCTGCCGACGTCGAGGTGGCACGGCGTGCGCTGGAGGCGATGTCGGACCTGGATCCGGCGACCGATCCAGTGGCCTTCCAGAACGCCCATCGCGATTTCCACGCCGCGCTCGTCCTGCCCGCCACCACGGTGGTCTCGCGGCGCACCCTCGAACCGGTCTGGCAGGCCGTGCAGCGCTACCTGGTCCGGATGTACCGCCACCCGGTGGTGGCCCCCCGCGGTGTGGTGGAGCATCAACAGATCTTCGACGCGTGGGCGGCCGGCGATCAGCAGTGTGTGGAACTGCTGCGCCACCACCTCGACGGCGGCCGCACCCAGATCGCGGAGAGCCTGGCCGACGACGCGCCCTGA
- a CDS encoding aldose 1-epimerase codes for MHIVTLTDGPVSAQFVPCAGMIGISLTDNGVELLGQRRGLDTYISAGKTMGLPLLYPWANRLSVNTFAADAAGVRTDANGLPIHGLLAAHPDWQVLTESPGELLARFDFAAHPELLASFPYPHTLDIAVTLAARTLTLRTTVTATGEVAVPLCFGFHPYLQIPGVPRAQWLVETPALRHLPVDERGLPTGESTGQPAAQQLLGDTGFDDGYDQVGDGSVFAVSAGGRRIEVQFLEGYPAAQIFAPPAEDLICFEPMAAPTDALTRGGYRTAVPGSPGVASFSIMV; via the coding sequence GTGCACATCGTCACCCTCACCGACGGGCCCGTATCGGCGCAGTTCGTCCCCTGCGCAGGCATGATCGGGATCTCGCTCACCGACAACGGCGTCGAACTGCTGGGCCAGCGCCGCGGCCTCGACACCTACATCTCGGCAGGTAAGACCATGGGCCTACCGCTGTTGTATCCGTGGGCGAACCGGTTGAGCGTCAACACCTTCGCCGCGGATGCAGCAGGCGTGCGCACCGACGCCAACGGCCTGCCGATCCACGGGCTGCTGGCCGCTCACCCGGACTGGCAGGTACTCACCGAGTCTCCCGGCGAGCTGCTGGCCCGCTTCGACTTCGCTGCGCATCCTGAACTGCTGGCCAGCTTCCCGTACCCGCATACCCTGGACATCGCGGTGACGCTCGCGGCCCGCACCCTGACGCTGCGTACCACCGTCACCGCCACTGGTGAGGTCGCCGTGCCGCTGTGCTTCGGTTTCCATCCGTACCTGCAGATACCCGGCGTTCCCCGCGCGCAATGGCTGGTCGAGACGCCGGCCCTGCGGCACCTGCCCGTTGATGAACGCGGACTTCCCACCGGCGAATCCACCGGTCAACCCGCGGCGCAGCAGCTTCTGGGCGACACAGGCTTTGATGACGGCTACGACCAGGTGGGCGACGGGTCGGTGTTCGCGGTGTCCGCGGGCGGCCGACGCATCGAGGTGCAGTTCCTCGAGGGCTACCCCGCCGCCCAGATCTTCGCACCGCCGGCGGAGGATCTGATCTGTTTCGAGCCCATGGCCGCCCCCACCGACGCCCTGACCCGGGGTGGGTACCGAACTGCCGTGCCGGGAAGCCCGGGGGTGGCGTCCTTCTCCATCATGGTCTAA
- a CDS encoding cupin domain-containing protein, protein MTLESTTPLGGPGSPQSISEIATRRLGSEIRRNRIEKGLTLVDIAASTGLSVSMLSMLERGKTGVSVGSLVAVASALGVAVGDLFHPASTPDSSLVRLDEQPRLAIGPGVTRRIIQRSREHGLEVAALQLEPGAHTGDEFVRHEGQEVVTVQTGELTVHINDDTFELGEGDSIRLDAESPHRFANNSAAMSHVLLVVRLPAHQQYGH, encoded by the coding sequence ATGACGTTGGAGAGCACGACACCCTTGGGTGGGCCAGGCTCGCCACAGTCGATCTCGGAGATCGCCACGCGCCGGCTGGGTTCGGAGATCCGGCGCAACCGGATCGAGAAGGGACTCACCCTCGTCGACATCGCCGCCTCCACCGGCCTGAGCGTGTCGATGCTCTCCATGCTCGAGCGCGGCAAGACCGGGGTGTCGGTCGGCTCCCTGGTCGCGGTGGCCTCGGCCCTTGGTGTCGCGGTCGGCGATCTCTTCCACCCGGCCTCCACCCCGGACTCCTCACTGGTGCGTCTGGACGAGCAGCCACGGCTGGCGATCGGCCCCGGTGTCACCCGCCGGATCATCCAGCGCAGCCGCGAGCACGGCCTGGAAGTTGCCGCCCTGCAACTGGAACCGGGTGCGCATACCGGTGACGAGTTCGTCCGCCACGAGGGCCAGGAAGTCGTGACCGTGCAGACCGGCGAACTCACCGTGCACATCAACGACGACACTTTCGAACTCGGCGAGGGCGACTCGATCCGCCTGGACGCCGAATCGCCACACCGGTTCGCCAACAACAGTGCCGCGATGTCGCACGTGCTCCTGGTCGTCCGACTGCCGGCACATCAACAGTACGGTCACTGA
- a CDS encoding FAD-dependent oxidoreductase, which produces MSEGKIVIVGAGIGGLVLTLALQRVGIEVEVYEAAESLDEVGAGVALWSNATRLLHGLGLEEELAEFGSEPTQLIIRDGVDGTDIIRHELTENNWYRNEFGAPYYGIHRRSFQKILADRVKPGTINLGHRLVGIERVDAGVTRLRWANGSSTDAGLVVGADGIRSVVRSWMYDGLDYTMFSKTSGFRGVVPLADLKELPDPTATQFWVGDGKHFLHFPIGPDYTHATFLAVVEDPKIWTNPSGSRVSCTPQDAVAPFLDWHPAIAEMINAAAPDERWGLFGVGPMPTWVKDNVVLLGDAAHGLLPHHGQGANQCVEDAIILADLLAEPSEASQAQRLQRYCDLRMDRAQRVQKISWVSNRLFHLPAGPEIPVRDATFKNLYNNVRWIHEYDASTAVALPTTV; this is translated from the coding sequence GTGTCTGAAGGCAAGATCGTCATTGTCGGTGCGGGTATTGGTGGGTTGGTGCTCACTCTGGCCTTGCAGCGCGTTGGGATCGAGGTGGAGGTTTACGAGGCGGCTGAGTCTCTTGATGAGGTGGGTGCGGGGGTGGCGTTGTGGTCGAACGCGACTCGGTTGTTGCATGGTTTGGGTTTGGAGGAGGAGTTGGCTGAGTTCGGTTCTGAGCCGACTCAGTTGATCATCCGTGACGGTGTCGATGGCACCGACATCATTCGGCACGAACTGACGGAGAACAACTGGTACCGCAACGAATTCGGTGCTCCTTACTACGGGATCCACCGCAGGAGCTTTCAGAAGATCCTCGCCGATCGGGTGAAGCCTGGGACGATCAATCTGGGGCACCGGCTGGTCGGTATCGAGCGTGTCGACGCCGGTGTCACCCGCTTGCGGTGGGCCAACGGCAGCAGCACCGATGCCGGCCTGGTGGTGGGCGCCGACGGTATCCGTTCGGTGGTGCGGTCCTGGATGTACGACGGCCTGGACTACACGATGTTCTCCAAGACCAGTGGGTTCCGTGGCGTGGTGCCGCTGGCTGACCTCAAGGAGCTGCCTGATCCGACGGCCACTCAGTTCTGGGTCGGCGACGGAAAGCACTTTCTGCACTTCCCGATCGGTCCCGACTACACCCACGCCACCTTCCTGGCCGTCGTGGAGGACCCGAAGATCTGGACCAACCCCTCTGGTTCCCGGGTCAGCTGTACCCCGCAGGATGCGGTGGCACCGTTCCTGGATTGGCACCCGGCGATCGCTGAGATGATCAACGCCGCTGCGCCCGACGAGCGGTGGGGACTGTTCGGTGTCGGCCCCATGCCCACTTGGGTGAAGGACAACGTGGTGCTGCTGGGCGACGCCGCTCATGGCCTGCTGCCGCACCACGGCCAGGGCGCCAACCAGTGTGTGGAGGACGCGATCATCCTGGCTGATCTGCTGGCCGAGCCCAGTGAGGCCAGCCAGGCGCAGCGTTTGCAGCGGTACTGCGATCTGCGAATGGATCGTGCGCAGCGAGTGCAGAAAATTTCGTGGGTCAGCAACCGGTTGTTCCACCTGCCTGCCGGCCCCGAGATCCCGGTCCGCGACGCGACGTTCAAGAACCTCTACAACAACGTCCGTTGGATCCACGAGTACGACGCCAGCACCGCAGTCGCGCTGCCCACCACCGTCTGA
- a CDS encoding isopenicillin N synthase family dioxygenase, which yields MTATLKAGPGAIPVIDVRAGEPAIDQTVVDEFGSACADLGFLVIGGHGIGDDVITPMLEATRTFFHLPTEAKERYRSPFDNQFRGFTAKSRYQDGPPDLKEGFQVSLFDTADDMRTAGYSEEFAAEFEPNIWPGEPADFQNAWRTYLDRVRDLGDYLMRIAALALDLPENWFEDKFSRQSSYLLGNYYPAQDSAPLAGQQRLHAHTDFGAFTILYQENDLGGLEVLRRDGSWLRVPAIPGTFIVNLGDMLANWTNDRWVATMHRVRNTEEAEAGSERISVPFFQHPNLDAIIETIPTCLEPGEAPKYAPIMWRDWGKHRMSEVKK from the coding sequence GTGACCGCCACGCTCAAAGCCGGCCCCGGCGCCATCCCTGTGATCGACGTCCGCGCCGGCGAACCCGCCATCGACCAGACTGTCGTCGACGAATTCGGTTCGGCCTGTGCAGATCTCGGCTTCCTCGTGATCGGCGGGCATGGCATCGGCGACGATGTGATCACCCCGATGCTCGAAGCCACCCGCACGTTCTTCCATCTACCGACGGAGGCAAAGGAGCGCTACCGCTCCCCCTTCGACAACCAGTTCCGCGGTTTCACCGCCAAGTCGCGCTACCAGGACGGCCCACCGGATCTCAAAGAGGGTTTCCAGGTGTCGCTTTTCGACACCGCTGACGATATGCGTACCGCCGGCTACAGCGAAGAATTCGCCGCCGAGTTCGAACCCAACATCTGGCCGGGCGAACCGGCTGACTTCCAGAATGCTTGGCGCACTTACCTCGACCGCGTCCGCGACCTGGGTGACTACCTGATGCGGATCGCCGCCCTGGCGCTGGATCTCCCGGAGAACTGGTTCGAGGACAAATTCTCGCGACAGAGTTCGTACCTCCTGGGCAACTACTACCCGGCCCAGGACTCCGCACCGCTGGCCGGACAGCAACGCCTGCACGCACATACCGACTTCGGGGCCTTCACCATCTTGTACCAGGAGAACGACCTGGGTGGGCTCGAGGTCCTGCGTCGAGATGGCTCTTGGCTGCGGGTACCGGCAATCCCCGGCACCTTTATCGTCAATCTCGGTGACATGCTTGCCAATTGGACCAACGACCGCTGGGTTGCCACCATGCACCGCGTGCGCAACACCGAGGAAGCCGAAGCTGGTTCCGAACGGATCTCCGTGCCATTCTTCCAGCATCCCAACCTCGACGCGATCATCGAGACCATCCCCACCTGCCTCGAACCCGGTGAAGCACCCAAGTACGCCCCGATCATGTGGCGTGACTGGGGCAAGCACCGGATGTCCGAAGTCAAGAAGTAG